The Thiobacter sp. AK1 genomic interval CGGTCTCACCAGCGAACGTCTCCCGCTACCGGGGCGTTTGCCGTCGGCGGCAGTCCTGGCCCAGATCACCCGCGCCATGCGCAGCCGCCGCAAACTCGCCGCCCGTTATCACTCACTCACAGGCAACGACACCGGCGCCCTGCGCATCCTGGAACCCCATGCCTTGGTGGATACCGGCCTGCGCTGGCACGTGCGCGCCTATAGCGCAGACCGTTACGAGTTCCGGGATTTCGTGCTCTCCCGCTTCGCTTGGGCGGAATGTCTCGACCAAGCAGCGGAGTCGGACCCGGAGCACGACGAGGACTGGGTGGAAACCCTGACCCTACGGCTGGCCCCCCACCAGGGACTGGACGAGCCCCGGCGGCAGGCCCTGGCGCTAGACTACGGCGCGCGCGATGGCGTCATCGAGCTCACTGTGCGGCGCGCCCTGGTGGGCTATCTGTTGCAACGCCTGATGGTGGACACCAGCCGCGATCACTCGGGCAATCCGCGGCAGTATCAGCTCATGCTGGAAAATCGCGAGGAAGTGGAACCCTTCGCCGCCTGGGCGCTGGGTTGAGCCCACGGGAAAGCCCACGCCGGAATCAGGCAGACGCGGGAGCGCTGGCAAGTGCCAGCACACCCTCCAGGGCCGCCGCCACGGCCTGCCGACGCACCGCGGCGCGGTCGCCGGCGAAATGGAAGGTACGTACCTCGCACGCGCCTGAGCGGGTGGTCCACGCCATGCAAACGGTACCCACAGGTTTGCCCGGCGTCGCGCCGCCCGGCCCGGCGATGCCGCTGATCGCCACCCCCACATCCGCGCGGCTGCGCGCCAGCGCCCCTTCGGCCATTTCCCTCACCGTGGCCTCCGAGACGGCGCCATGGTGCGCCAAGGTCTCTGCCGCCACGCCCAGCATCTCTTGCTTGGAAACGTTGGTGTAGGTGATGAAGCCCCGGTCGTACCACTGGGAGCTGCCCGGCACCGAGGTCACCACCTGACCCACCCAGCCGCCGGTGCAGGACTCGGCCGTCACCAGCCACCAACCGCGCGCCTTGAGCGCCGCCCCCAGGCAGGCGGCCATGGTTTCCAGCTCATCCATAAAGCACCCCGAACAACACCTTGATCGTGATCACACTGTAGATCGCTGCCAAGAGATCGTCGAACATCACGCCGAAGCCGTTCTTGAACCGTTGATCGAAGTAGCGAATGGGGAAAGGCTTCCACACGTCGAAGACGCGAAAGACGAAGAAGGCGATGGTCCAGCCGGCCACGCTGAAGGGCGTAAACCACAGGATGAGGAGAAAAGCGATCACCTCGTCCCAGACGATGCCGCCGTAGTCGGCCACGCCTACCTCCCGCCCCACCCGCGCGCAGGCCACGACCCCCAGCAGGAACAAACTCGCCAGCAGCCCAAAGAAAACCGGCGGCGTGGGGCTTGCCTGCAGAATCAGCCAGAACAGGGGAAAGCCCACCAGGGTCCCCACGGTCCCGGGCGCAACGGGGGACAAACCGCTGCCAAAGCCGAAGGCAATGAAGCGCAAAGGATGGCCCAGCACGTAGCGTAGATCAGGCGAAGTGGTCAAAGCCTTTTTCCTCGCAGTCAACGGGCCGGCCCTGGCCATCCAGCACAACCAGGCCGGGGGCGCGGGTGATGCAGCCAATGGCCGTGACCGGCACGCCCAGGCGGCGGCCGAGCCGGACAATGGCCTCATGCGCCGAACGCGGGGCGGTGAAACACAACTCGTAGTCGTCCCCCCCTGCCAACAGGGCGCGCCGGGCCACCGCGTGCGTCTGCCAGGCCGCCAGCACCGGTGACACCGGCAAGGCGGTGAGCTGGATCTCGGCGCCCACGCCGGAGGCTTCCAGCACATGGCCCAGATCGGCGAGCAGGCCATCCGAGATGTCGATAGCGGCATGGGCAACCCCCACCAGCCGACGCCCCAAAGCCAGGCGCGGCACGGGGCGATGTAGGCGCGGCAAAAGTTGCGCCAGCTCCCCCGGCGATAGGGGCACGGCCCGGTTGAGCGCCGCGAGCGCCAAGGCTGCATCGCCCAAGGTGCCCGAAACCCAGACCTCATCTCCGACGCGGGCGCCGCTACGGCGTAACGCCGCTCCACGCTCGATCTCCCCCAGCACGGTGAAAGCAAAGGTGAGCGGCCCGCGGGTGGTATCGCCGCCAATCAATGCCACGCCATGGGCATCGGCCAGGGCAAACAAGCCGCGCGTGAAGGCAGCCAGCCAGGCCTCATCGACCTCCGGCAGGGCGATGGACAACAACGCCCAACGCGGCACGGCTCCCATGGCCGCGAAATCGGAGAGATTCACCGCCAGGGCCTTGTGGCCCAGGGATTCGGGGTCGTCATCCGGGAAAAAGTGCCGCCCCACAACCAACATGTCCGCCGCCGCTACCAGTTCCTTGCCCGCGCCCACGCGCACCAGGGCGGCATCGTCACCCACACCCAACACCGTGCGCCTGGCAGGGCGGGTGAAGTAGCGGGCGATCAGCTCGAATTCGGAGGGCATGCGCTAGCGCGAAACGATCCAGGCGCCGATGCGGCCCACCACGTCCTGCTCGATGCCGTTGAAGCCGTGGTAGGCATAGGCGCCACACGGATCGCCGCGAGTCACGCCGCCGCTGAACATGACCAGATCCTTGCGAAGGGTGCCGGGCAGCTTGTCCATCAGGGCCGCAAGCTCGGATGGCCTGCAGTGCTCGCAGCCATCCTTTTCGTGATGTACCACCAGCACGGGCAGGGCAAGGCGGTCCAGCGCCATGGCCGGCACCGGGCGGTCCTTGGAATCGGTGAGAATGGTGGAGGTGAGCACGAGCCCGTCCGGGCTGTCGGCGTCACCGGCCAGGGCGGTCGCCACGTAGGCCGCAGACTGGGTGCCCCGACTGGTGCCCACCAGCCAGACCGGCAGCTGATATTGCGCGCGCAGCCAGCGCATGACCGCCCGCACGTCTGCCACGTGCTGGGCAGTCTGGCGCTGGCCGCTCAAACCAGCCAGGTCCGAGGGCTTGTCGATGACCGCGACCACCAGTCCCTGCTGCGCGAACAGGTCACGGCTCCTGACCAGGAAATTACCGCCGCCCCAGCCAAAACGGCCATCATCCTGGATATCGAGTCCCCCATGGCCGCCGGCAAACAGAATCACTGCCGCTTTCGCCTCGGGCGGGGTCAGCAACAGAAAGCGCTGAGTCACACCGGGGCGGGTCGGGATATCCACGACGCGCGGGGTCGTTTCAGCCCACGCAGACACGGCAACAAAAGAGAAAAGCAGGAGGACCAAAAACGTTTTCACGGATCGCCTCATGAAAAACTTGCTTCGCTAGGCTTTCTTTTTGACTTCCGCCGGCCGCGCTTGCGGCATCAGCTTGTCCAGCACGCCATTCACGTATTTGTGCCCTTCAGTGCCGCCGTAGGCCTTGGCCAACTCCACCGCCTCGTTGATCACCACGCGATAGGGCACATCCAGACAGTGCAGGGCCTCGTAGGCGCCGATTTGCAAGATGGCGTGCTCGATGGGGCTGAGTTGGCTCACGGGCCGATCCAGATGGGGCGCGAGCAACGCGTCGAGCGCCTCGGCCTGGGAAGTCACGCCAGCGAGTAAAGTTTGAAAATAGTCCTCGTCTGCGGTTGCGAAGCCTTCTTCCTCGCGCATATGGCGTGCGATGTCCGCCTCGGCATTGCCGCTGAGCTGCCATTGGTAGAGGGCTTTGAGCGCGAACTCGCGCGCGTTGCGCCGGCTTTTCTTCATGCTGTTTTTCACCGATCCCGCCACGGCGCACGCACGCCGCGCGTCAGATCTTTTTCAGGAGGTTGGCCATCTCCACCGCCACCCGCGCGCACTCGCGGCCTTTTTCTTCCATGCGCGCCAGTGCCTGATCGTCGGTGTCGGTGGTGAGGATGCCATTGGCAATGGGGATGCCGGTGTCCAGCTGCACCTGGGTGATGCCACCGCCAGATTCGTTGGCCACCAGCTCGAAATGATAGGTTTCGCCACGGATCACGGCACCCAGGGCGATGAGCGCATCGAACTTACCACTCTGGGCCATGGCCTGCAGTGCCAATGGCACTTCCAGCGCCCCCGGCACCGTCACCAAGGTGCTGTCCTCGTCACGCACGCCGAGCTTACGTAGTTCCGCCGCGCAGGCGCCCAGCAGGCCTTCGCCCACGTCGATGTTGAAGCGGGCCATGACGATGCCGATCTTGAGGCCGGCGCCGTTGAGATCGCGCTCGATTTCGGTGATGTTGTCGTATTTCTGGACCATGCCCTCACTCCTCCAGCTGGTTGGGTTCCACCACGTCAGGCGGCAGGATGTAGCCCGTGACTTCCAGATCGAAGCCTTCCAGACTGGGCATGCGGCGCGGCGCCGCCAAAAGCCGCATCTTGCGCACGCCGAGATCCTTCAGAATCTGGGCGCCGATGCCGTAGTCGCGCAGATCCACCTTGCCTGCCGGCTTGTGCACGGCGTGGGCGATGCGCGCGAGCAGCGCCTCGTTGGTTTCCGGTCGCCGAAACAGGATCATCACGCCGGCCGTGGCCTCGGCCAAGGTCTTCATGGCCTGATGGATACCCCAGGAATGGGCATTGTCCGCATCGTCCAGAAAATCGATCACCGACAAAGGCTCG includes:
- the nusB gene encoding transcription antitermination factor NusB → MKKSRRNAREFALKALYQWQLSGNAEADIARHMREEEGFATADEDYFQTLLAGVTSQAEALDALLAPHLDRPVSQLSPIEHAILQIGAYEALHCLDVPYRVVINEAVELAKAYGGTEGHKYVNGVLDKLMPQARPAEVKKKA
- a CDS encoding alpha/beta hydrolase; amino-acid sequence: MDIPTRPGVTQRFLLLTPPEAKAAVILFAGGHGGLDIQDDGRFGWGGGNFLVRSRDLFAQQGLVVAVIDKPSDLAGLSGQRQTAQHVADVRAVMRWLRAQYQLPVWLVGTSRGTQSAAYVATALAGDADSPDGLVLTSTILTDSKDRPVPAMALDRLALPVLVVHHEKDGCEHCRPSELAALMDKLPGTLRKDLVMFSGGVTRGDPCGAYAYHGFNGIEQDVVGRIGAWIVSR
- the thiL gene encoding thiamine-phosphate kinase translates to MPSEFELIARYFTRPARRTVLGVGDDAALVRVGAGKELVAAADMLVVGRHFFPDDDPESLGHKALAVNLSDFAAMGAVPRWALLSIALPEVDEAWLAAFTRGLFALADAHGVALIGGDTTRGPLTFAFTVLGEIERGAALRRSGARVGDEVWVSGTLGDAALALAALNRAVPLSPGELAQLLPRLHRPVPRLALGRRLVGVAHAAIDISDGLLADLGHVLEASGVGAEIQLTALPVSPVLAAWQTHAVARRALLAGGDDYELCFTAPRSAHEAIVRLGRRLGVPVTAIGCITRAPGLVVLDGQGRPVDCEEKGFDHFA
- a CDS encoding helix-turn-helix transcriptional regulator yields the protein MTNKDKLPLDLKWSTRQRLRFIEVMAYYTGIVTRSDVARAFGISDPAATKDLKLYGELAPGNLIYTQAVFGFVPAPGFRPVFADLSPAAVLPLLAANLAGAGGPYGDQPLYGLTSERLPLPGRLPSAAVLAQITRAMRSRRKLAARYHSLTGNDTGALRILEPHALVDTGLRWHVRAYSADRYEFRDFVLSRFAWAECLDQAAESDPEHDEDWVETLTLRLAPHQGLDEPRRQALALDYGARDGVIELTVRRALVGYLLQRLMVDTSRDHSGNPRQYQLMLENREEVEPFAAWALG
- a CDS encoding CinA family protein, which encodes MDELETMAACLGAALKARGWWLVTAESCTGGWVGQVVTSVPGSSQWYDRGFITYTNVSKQEMLGVAAETLAHHGAVSEATVREMAEGALARSRADVGVAISGIAGPGGATPGKPVGTVCMAWTTRSGACEVRTFHFAGDRAAVRRQAVAAALEGVLALASAPASA
- a CDS encoding phosphatidylglycerophosphatase A family protein, which gives rise to MTTSPDLRYVLGHPLRFIAFGFGSGLSPVAPGTVGTLVGFPLFWLILQASPTPPVFFGLLASLFLLGVVACARVGREVGVADYGGIVWDEVIAFLLILWFTPFSVAGWTIAFFVFRVFDVWKPFPIRYFDQRFKNGFGVMFDDLLAAIYSVITIKVLFGVLYG
- the ribH gene encoding 6,7-dimethyl-8-ribityllumazine synthase; amino-acid sequence: MVQKYDNITEIERDLNGAGLKIGIVMARFNIDVGEGLLGACAAELRKLGVRDEDSTLVTVPGALEVPLALQAMAQSGKFDALIALGAVIRGETYHFELVANESGGGITQVQLDTGIPIANGILTTDTDDQALARMEEKGRECARVAVEMANLLKKI